Within the Arthrobacter sp. V1I7 genome, the region CGCCAACATGGTGCTGACGTACTGGGCCAGCGAACTCGCCGGCTGGCTGAAGGAGTCCTGATGAGTGCTGCGTCCGTGCCGGATCCGGAGTTTATGGCGCACCCCACGGCGCCCCGGGGGGCCCGGGCGCATCCTGCTGGGCCTGAACAGCTTCGGCGACGTCGGGGTCTTCCCGGACGGGCACCCCGTCCCGCACGCCCAGGTGCTGCGCCAGCTGCTGGAACAGGCCGAGCTCGCGGACGAGGTCGGGCTGCACGCCTTCGCCGTGGGGGAGCACCACCGCCGGGACTTTGCCGTCTCCGCCCCGGAGGTGTTCCTTGCCGCCGCGGCGGCCCGGACCAGGAACATCCGGCTCGGCTCGGCCGTGACCGTGCTCAGCTCGGATGATCCCATCCGGGTCTTCCAGCGCTTCTCCACCGTGGACGCCATCGCCAACGGCCGCGCCGAGGTCATGCTGGGCCGGGGCTCCTTCATCGAATCCTTCCCGCTGTTCGGCCTCGACCTGGCGGACTACGAGGTCCTGTTCGAGGAAAAGCTTGAGCTCTTTGACAAGGTCCGGGCGCAGCAACCCGTGCACTGGGAAGGCCGCACCCGGCCCGCCATCAACGGGTTGAGTGTCTACCCGCCGCTCGAACACCATCTGCTGCCGGCCTGGATCGGCGTCGGCGGGACCCCCGAGTCGGTGCTGCGCTGCGCCGAGTACGGCTACCCGATCATCTTCGCCATCATCGGCGGACAACCCCGCGCCTTCGCGCCCCTGGCCGAGCTCTACCGCGAGGCGATGGCCAAGTACGGCCACCCGATGCAGCAGATGGCCACCCATTCACCCGGCCACGTTGCCGCCACCGATGAGGAGGCGCGGGAGGAGTTGTTCCCGCACTGGCTCGCGCAGCGCAACCGGATCGGGTCCGAGCGCGGCTGGGGACCGGGCAACCGGGGCGAATTCGACGCGATGTGCATGCCGGAGGGCGCCTTGTACGTCGGGTCGCCGGAGACCGTCGCCGCGAAGATCGTGCTGCTCAAAAAGAACCTCGGCGTGGACCGCTTCGACCTGAAGTACAGCAGCGGCACGCTGCCGCACGCCGCCATGATGCGGTCCATCGAACTGTTCGGCACCGAAGTGGCGCCCCGCGTGGCTGCCGTGCTGGCCGGGACTACCCTGGGCACGGCAGCAGCCAAGTGAAAGCACCTGAAAGAATAGGAACCATGACTTCCAGCAGCCCTCGCAACGAGGAACTCTTCGACCGTGCCCGCCAGTTGATGCCCGGCGGCGTGAACTCGCCCGTCCGCGCCTTCGGCTCCGTCGGCGGGACGCCGCGGTTCATGATCTCCGCCAAGGGCGCCTACCTGACGGACGCGGACGGGGCCGAATACGTCGACCTTGTCTGCTCCTGGGGGCCGGCGCTGCTGGGGCACGCCCACCCGGCGGTCCTCGCGGCCGTCCACGCCGCCGTCGACCGCGGTCTGTCCTTCGGCGCCTCGACGCCGGATGAGGCCAACCTCGCGGCGATCGTCAAGGAACGCGTCCCCGCCGCGGAGCGGGTCCGGATGGTCTCCACCGGAACCGAAGCGACCATGACCGCCGTCCGGCTGGCGCGCGGCTTCACGGGCCGGGACCTGATCATCAAGTTTGCCGGCTGCTACCACGGCCACCTCGACGGGCTCCTCGCCGCTGCCGGCTCCGGTGTCGCCACCCTCGCGCTGCCGGGCTCGGCCGGCGTCACCGCCGCGACAGCCGCCGAGACCCTCGTGCTGCCCTACAACGACCTCGACGCCGTCGAAGCCGCCTTCGCCGCGCACGGCCCCAACATCGCCGCCGTCATCACCGAGGCCGCGCCGGCCAACATGGGCGTGGTTTCCCCCGGCGAAGGGTTCAACGCCGGGCTGGCCCGCATCACGCGCGAACACGGCGCCCTGCTGATCCTCGACGAGGTCCTGACCGGCTTCCGCACCGGGTACTCCGGCTACTGGGGGCTCACCGGCGGAGCGGCCGGTGCGGACCGGCCGTGGGCACCGGACCTGCTGACCTTCGGCAAGGTCATCGGCGGAGGCATG harbors:
- a CDS encoding LLM class flavin-dependent oxidoreductase; its protein translation is MRPCRIRSLWRTPRRPGGPGRILLGLNSFGDVGVFPDGHPVPHAQVLRQLLEQAELADEVGLHAFAVGEHHRRDFAVSAPEVFLAAAAARTRNIRLGSAVTVLSSDDPIRVFQRFSTVDAIANGRAEVMLGRGSFIESFPLFGLDLADYEVLFEEKLELFDKVRAQQPVHWEGRTRPAINGLSVYPPLEHHLLPAWIGVGGTPESVLRCAEYGYPIIFAIIGGQPRAFAPLAELYREAMAKYGHPMQQMATHSPGHVAATDEEAREELFPHWLAQRNRIGSERGWGPGNRGEFDAMCMPEGALYVGSPETVAAKIVLLKKNLGVDRFDLKYSSGTLPHAAMMRSIELFGTEVAPRVAAVLAGTTLGTAAAK
- the hemL gene encoding glutamate-1-semialdehyde 2,1-aminomutase; this encodes MTSSSPRNEELFDRARQLMPGGVNSPVRAFGSVGGTPRFMISAKGAYLTDADGAEYVDLVCSWGPALLGHAHPAVLAAVHAAVDRGLSFGASTPDEANLAAIVKERVPAAERVRMVSTGTEATMTAVRLARGFTGRDLIIKFAGCYHGHLDGLLAAAGSGVATLALPGSAGVTAATAAETLVLPYNDLDAVEAAFAAHGPNIAAVITEAAPANMGVVSPGEGFNAGLARITREHGALLILDEVLTGFRTGYSGYWGLTGGAAGADRPWAPDLLTFGKVIGGGMPTAALGGRAEVMDYLAPVGPVYQAGTLSGNPVAMAAGVATLTHATPEVYSFVDARSLELSAALSAALDTAGVDHSIQRAGNLFSVAFGTSARGVRNYDDAQGQESFRYAPFFHSMLDSGVYLPPSVFEAWFLSAAHDDAAMNRIFDALPAAAKAAAAAKA